A region of Streptomyces cinnamoneus DNA encodes the following proteins:
- a CDS encoding 2-oxoacid:ferredoxin oxidoreductase subunit beta: MAETAEPTKTSPPEVLSLVPKAEARQTAKDFKSDQEVRWCPGCGDYAILAAVQGFMPELGLAKENIVFVSGIGCSSRFPYYMNTYGMHSIHGRAPAIATGLATSRQDLSVWVVTGDGDALSIGGNHLIHALRRNVNLKILLFNNRIYGLTKGQYSPTSEVGKVTKSTPMGSLDAPFNPVSLALGAEASFVARTVDSDRKHLTEVLRAAAAHPGTALVEIYQNCNIFNDGAFEVVKDKQQAEEAVIRLEHGQPVRFGADGAKGVVRDRATGDLKVVAVTPENEADVLVHDAHAATPTTAFALSRLADPQTLHRTPIGVFRDVSRPVYDTLMADQLEAAVEQKGKGDLAALLAGNDTWTVVG, translated from the coding sequence ATGGCTGAGACGGCAGAGCCGACGAAGACCTCGCCGCCGGAGGTGCTTTCCCTCGTGCCCAAGGCGGAGGCCCGGCAGACGGCCAAGGACTTCAAGTCCGACCAGGAGGTGCGCTGGTGCCCCGGCTGCGGCGACTACGCCATCCTGGCCGCCGTCCAGGGCTTCATGCCCGAGCTCGGCCTGGCCAAGGAGAACATCGTCTTCGTCTCCGGCATCGGCTGCTCGTCCCGCTTCCCGTACTACATGAACACCTACGGGATGCACTCCATCCACGGCCGCGCCCCGGCCATCGCGACGGGCCTGGCCACCTCGCGGCAGGACCTGTCGGTGTGGGTGGTCACGGGTGACGGCGACGCCCTGTCCATCGGCGGCAACCACCTCATCCACGCCCTGCGGCGCAACGTCAACCTCAAGATCCTGCTGTTCAACAACCGCATCTACGGCCTGACCAAGGGCCAGTACTCCCCCACCTCCGAGGTCGGCAAGGTCACCAAGTCCACGCCGATGGGATCCCTGGACGCGCCCTTCAACCCCGTCTCGCTCGCGCTCGGCGCGGAGGCGTCGTTCGTGGCGCGCACGGTCGACTCCGACCGCAAGCACCTGACCGAGGTGCTGCGCGCGGCGGCCGCGCACCCGGGGACGGCGCTGGTGGAGATCTACCAGAACTGCAACATCTTCAACGACGGCGCGTTCGAGGTCGTCAAGGACAAGCAGCAGGCCGAGGAGGCGGTCATCCGCCTCGAACACGGGCAGCCCGTCCGCTTCGGCGCGGACGGGGCGAAGGGCGTCGTGCGCGACCGGGCCACCGGCGACCTCAAGGTCGTCGCGGTGACGCCGGAGAACGAGGCCGACGTCCTCGTCCACGACGCGCACGCGGCGACGCCCACCACGGCCTTCGCCCTGTCGCGCCTGGCGGACCCCCAGACGCTGCACCGGACGCCCATCGGCGTCTTCCGCGACGTCAGCCGCCCGGTCTACGACACGCTGATGGCGGACCAGCTGGAGGCCGCCGTCGAGCAGAAGGGCAAGGGCGACCTGGCCGCGCTGCTGGCGGGCAACGACACGTGGACGGTGGTCGGCTAG
- the rarD gene encoding EamA family transporter RarD, with amino-acid sequence MSPEPARSETRTGLLCGVAAYGIWGLFPLYWPLLEPTDAGEILAHRMVWSLVTVVAVLAVTRRWAWIRPLLREPRRLALAALGATLIAANWWVYIWAVNAGHVVETSLGYFINPLATITLGVVVLRERLRPAQWAAVGVGAAAVVVLAVGYGKPPWIALAIAATFSTYSLVKKKVALGGLESMAVETAVQFLPALAALLFLGARGGSTFASEGTGHALLLLGTGVITAVPLVSFGAAAVRLPLSVLGMLQYLAPVFQFALGLLVFHEAMPAERWAGFALVWLALAVLTWDALRTARHAQAALRRAEAKAATGNTENTIATQASEVTAQQG; translated from the coding sequence GTGTCTCCGGAGCCAGCACGCAGTGAGACCCGCACAGGACTGCTGTGCGGCGTCGCCGCCTACGGGATCTGGGGGCTCTTCCCCCTCTACTGGCCCCTCCTGGAGCCGACGGACGCGGGCGAGATCCTCGCGCACCGCATGGTGTGGTCGCTGGTCACGGTCGTGGCCGTCCTGGCGGTCACCCGGCGCTGGGCCTGGATACGCCCGCTGCTGCGGGAGCCCCGCAGGCTCGCCCTGGCCGCGCTCGGCGCCACCCTCATCGCCGCGAACTGGTGGGTCTACATCTGGGCCGTGAACGCGGGGCACGTCGTCGAGACGTCCCTGGGGTACTTCATCAACCCCCTCGCGACCATCACCCTCGGCGTCGTCGTGCTGCGCGAGCGGCTGCGCCCCGCCCAGTGGGCGGCGGTGGGCGTCGGCGCGGCCGCCGTCGTCGTGCTGGCCGTCGGCTACGGCAAGCCGCCGTGGATCGCGCTCGCCATCGCGGCGACGTTCAGCACGTACAGCCTCGTCAAGAAGAAGGTCGCCCTCGGCGGTCTGGAGTCGATGGCCGTGGAGACGGCCGTGCAGTTCCTCCCGGCACTCGCCGCGCTGCTCTTCCTGGGCGCGCGGGGCGGCTCCACCTTCGCCTCCGAGGGCACCGGGCACGCCCTGCTCCTGCTGGGCACCGGCGTCATCACCGCGGTGCCGCTGGTGAGCTTCGGAGCCGCGGCCGTGCGGCTGCCGCTGTCCGTGCTCGGCATGCTCCAGTACCTGGCGCCGGTCTTCCAGTTCGCCCTCGGCCTGCTGGTCTTCCACGAGGCGATGCCGGCCGAGCGGTGGGCGGGCTTCGCGCTCGTCTGGCTCGCCCTGGCGGTGCTGACGTGGGACGCGCTGCGTACGGCACGTCACGCGCAGGCGGCGCTGCGTCGCGCCGAGGCCAAGGCGGCAACTGGTAACACAGAAAACACAATTGCCACTCAGGCATCAGAAGTCACAGCTCAGCAGGGCTGA
- a CDS encoding APC family permease — translation MAERDAAPPAGHAAPPPVVSDRLGYRVKRLLLGPPLVTEQLTREKLSNPMALGVLASDCISSTAYGTEEILRILVPVAGIAAFSLLMPVTGAILLVLVLLTFAYRDVVSVYTRAGGSYVVARENFGPRVAQIAAVALLVDYIVTVAVQTAAGTDALISLAHLTGKGYTGIDHLKLPLTAAVVVVLMYGNLRGIREAGRAFAAPAYLFVLAIALVLAVGLARGLTGGLPRADVHAAGAVPLGSSDGGFLYGASLFMVLRAFANGGSSLTGLEAISNSVSAFRSPQGVNARRTLTVMSCVLGVMVLGVSALAHVTHAVPFEDGNPTVIAQEAHLVFGDGWAGTLGLVYVQLATALVLYTGANTPFTGFPFLASFVAEDRFLPRQLTRRGHRLAFSNGIICLTVVSLALVLVTRANVDKLVALYAIGVFTGFTMAASGMAAHYWRRRESHWKTGVNLTAAVVSALVVVIFAITKFTEGAWLVVVVFPLGVWALIRINREYRQEAEALENVPAFAAERPHWRRHVVYVLVDSLDLATIKALQYAHELRADEVRAVHFVIDETRARHLTARWDESSGTIVPLELVDCPDRRLRHAVAALAARATADGTTALTLLIPRRTYRNPLGRLLHRGTAEEMAKVLEQLPNVAVTILPLDVTSAIERLRAAREAAGESSDHHAP, via the coding sequence ATGGCCGAACGCGATGCCGCACCCCCCGCCGGACACGCCGCGCCCCCGCCCGTCGTCAGCGACCGGCTCGGCTACCGCGTCAAACGGCTGCTGCTCGGCCCGCCGCTGGTCACCGAGCAGCTCACCCGGGAGAAGCTGTCCAACCCGATGGCGCTCGGCGTCCTCGCCTCCGACTGCATCTCCTCGACGGCGTACGGCACCGAGGAGATACTGCGCATCCTGGTCCCGGTCGCCGGGATCGCCGCGTTCAGCCTGCTCATGCCGGTGACCGGCGCGATCCTGCTGGTCCTGGTGCTGCTGACGTTCGCCTACCGCGACGTGGTGAGCGTCTACACCCGTGCCGGCGGCTCGTACGTCGTCGCGCGGGAGAACTTCGGGCCGCGCGTGGCGCAGATCGCGGCCGTCGCCCTGCTCGTCGACTACATCGTCACCGTCGCCGTCCAGACCGCCGCCGGCACCGACGCCCTCATCTCCCTCGCCCACCTCACCGGCAAGGGCTACACCGGCATCGACCACCTCAAGCTCCCCCTCACGGCGGCCGTGGTGGTGGTCCTCATGTACGGCAACCTGCGCGGGATCCGGGAGGCGGGCCGCGCGTTCGCCGCGCCCGCCTACCTGTTCGTCCTCGCGATCGCCCTCGTGCTGGCCGTCGGCCTGGCCCGGGGGCTCACCGGCGGGCTGCCGCGGGCGGACGTCCACGCGGCGGGGGCCGTGCCGCTCGGGTCGTCCGACGGCGGCTTCCTCTACGGGGCGTCGCTGTTCATGGTGCTGCGGGCCTTCGCCAACGGGGGGTCCTCGCTCACCGGCCTGGAGGCGATCTCCAACAGCGTCTCCGCCTTCCGCAGCCCGCAGGGCGTGAACGCCCGGCGCACGCTGACCGTCATGAGCTGCGTCCTGGGCGTCATGGTCCTCGGCGTCTCCGCGCTCGCCCACGTCACCCACGCCGTCCCCTTCGAGGACGGCAACCCGACCGTCATCGCCCAGGAGGCCCACCTGGTCTTCGGCGACGGCTGGGCCGGGACGCTGGGGCTGGTGTACGTGCAGCTCGCCACCGCGCTGGTCCTCTACACGGGTGCGAACACGCCCTTCACCGGTTTCCCCTTCCTGGCCAGCTTCGTGGCCGAGGACCGCTTCCTGCCGCGCCAGCTGACGCGGCGCGGCCACCGGCTCGCCTTCTCGAACGGCATCATCTGCCTCACGGTCGTCTCCCTGGCGCTGGTGCTGGTGACACGGGCGAACGTCGACAAGCTCGTCGCGCTGTACGCCATCGGCGTCTTCACCGGCTTCACCATGGCGGCCTCCGGGATGGCGGCCCACTACTGGCGGCGCCGGGAGAGCCACTGGAAGACGGGGGTGAACCTCACGGCCGCGGTGGTCTCGGCACTGGTCGTGGTGATCTTCGCGATCACGAAGTTCACGGAGGGCGCCTGGCTGGTCGTGGTGGTCTTCCCGCTCGGCGTCTGGGCGCTCATCCGCATCAACCGCGAGTACCGGCAGGAGGCGGAGGCGCTGGAGAACGTGCCGGCGTTCGCGGCGGAACGGCCCCACTGGCGGCGGCACGTGGTGTACGTCCTCGTGGACAGCCTCGACCTCGCCACCATCAAGGCGCTGCAGTACGCGCACGAGCTGCGGGCGGACGAGGTGCGGGCGGTGCACTTCGTCATCGACGAGACGCGGGCGCGGCACCTGACGGCCCGCTGGGACGAGTCGTCCGGCACGATCGTGCCGCTGGAGCTCGTGGACTGCCCGGACCGGCGGCTGCGCCACGCGGTGGCGGCACTGGCCGCCCGGGCCACGGCGGACGGCACGACGGCCCTGACGCTGCTGATCCCGCGCCGTACGTACCGCAACCCGCTGGGCCGGCTGCTGCACCGGGGCACCGCGGAGGAGATGGCCAAGGTGCTGGAGCAGCTGCCGAACGTGGCGGTGACGATCCTCCCGCTGGACGTCACGAGCGCGATCGAACGGCTGCGCGCGGCGCGGGAGGCGGCGGGTGAGTCCTCGGACCACCACGCGCCATGA
- a CDS encoding sensor histidine kinase, producing MTASSPSSSATETAYDPGYGHGLDDGDRLPPARVAYGRRTWREVAHLLLNLPEGLGGFVYVSLWLYAGIALSVTVVGLPLLAVGLMGARVLGRLERGRARALLGVRIDEPSPLVRHRTEKGFFPWLWATLKDPVAWRSTLYAFIRLPWGVLTFAITLVALFVAWPVLGHLARALTNADRAMVRGLLCPSSELERRVAELEEDRGVVVDTAAADLRRIERDLHDGAQARLVALAMGLGLAKEKLLEDPDAAAKMVDEAHGEVKLALQELRDLARGIHPAVLTDRGLDAALSSVAARCTVPVKVAVDLPARPAPAIEGIAYFTVSELLQNISKHSQARTAEVELWRRDDRLLIQVRDDGRGGASTAGGSGLAGLAERLRSVDGLFEVVSPVGGPTTVTAELPWRNRTAH from the coding sequence ATGACCGCCAGCAGTCCCAGCAGTTCCGCCACCGAGACCGCATACGACCCGGGGTACGGCCACGGCCTCGACGACGGGGACCGGCTGCCGCCGGCCCGTGTCGCCTACGGCCGCCGGACCTGGCGGGAGGTGGCCCACCTGCTGCTGAACCTCCCGGAGGGCCTCGGCGGCTTCGTCTACGTCTCGCTGTGGCTGTACGCGGGCATCGCCCTGTCCGTCACCGTGGTGGGCCTGCCCCTGCTGGCCGTGGGACTGATGGGCGCCAGGGTGCTGGGCCGGCTGGAGCGGGGCCGGGCGCGCGCCCTGCTGGGCGTGCGGATCGACGAGCCAAGCCCGCTGGTGCGGCACCGCACGGAGAAGGGCTTCTTCCCGTGGCTGTGGGCGACGCTGAAGGACCCGGTGGCGTGGCGCAGCACGCTGTACGCGTTCATACGATTGCCATGGGGTGTTCTCACGTTCGCCATCACCCTCGTCGCCCTCTTCGTCGCCTGGCCGGTTCTGGGCCACCTCGCCCGCGCCCTGACCAACGCCGACCGCGCGATGGTGCGCGGGCTGCTGTGCCCGTCGAGCGAGCTGGAGCGCCGGGTCGCGGAGCTGGAGGAGGACCGCGGCGTGGTCGTGGACACCGCCGCCGCCGACCTGCGCCGCATCGAGCGGGACCTCCACGACGGCGCCCAGGCCCGCCTCGTCGCCCTCGCCATGGGGCTCGGCCTCGCGAAGGAGAAGCTGCTTGAGGACCCCGACGCCGCCGCCAAGATGGTCGACGAGGCCCACGGCGAGGTGAAGCTCGCCCTCCAGGAACTGCGCGACCTCGCCCGCGGCATCCACCCCGCCGTCCTCACCGACCGCGGCCTGGACGCCGCCCTGTCGTCGGTGGCGGCGCGCTGCACCGTGCCCGTGAAGGTGGCGGTGGACCTGCCGGCCCGTCCCGCGCCCGCGATCGAGGGCATCGCCTACTTCACCGTCTCCGAGCTGCTCCAGAACATCAGCAAGCACAGCCAGGCCCGCACGGCCGAGGTCGAGCTGTGGCGCAGGGACGACCGGCTGCTGATCCAGGTCCGTGACGACGGCCGCGGCGGCGCCTCCACCGCCGGCGGCAGCGGCCTGGCGGGCCTCGCCGAGCGGCTGCGCTCGGTCGACGGCCTGTTCGAGGTCGTCTCGCCGGTGGGCGGCCCGACCACGGTGACGGCCGAGCTGCCGTGGCGGAACCGCACGGCCCACTAG
- a CDS encoding sensor histidine kinase, which translates to MAIDYGSHAPEAPRSHKVPAVLRAPLEGRTWREFLYLLLGMPIAVCTFAYAVTLTAAGVGLLITFLGVPLLAATLVGARGLGVLERARARALLRLEVAEPEPVRTRSRDGRAGLMAWVGAVLKSGTSWRHLLYMVLYLPWALFAFVVSLVLWSVSWTVFLYPLWKWVLPTYGDQPGIQLYGDDDGRTWYLDSPFEVGAASALGLVLVLGTPWVIRGLTQVDRLLVSGLLGPSRLAERMWELEEDRGVVVDTAAADLRRIERDLHDGAQARLVALAMDLGLAKEKLLEDPDAAAKMVDEAHGEVKLALQELRDLARGIHPAILTDRGLGPALSALAARCTVPVTTEVDLPTRPAAAIEGIAYFTVSELLQNISKHSQARTARVDVWRVDSRLMLQVGDDGHGGASTAGGSGLAGLAERLRSVDGLLVVDSPQGGPTTVTAELPWRA; encoded by the coding sequence ATGGCCATCGACTACGGATCCCACGCCCCCGAGGCGCCCCGGTCGCACAAGGTGCCCGCCGTGCTGCGCGCGCCGTTGGAGGGCCGCACCTGGCGCGAGTTCCTGTACCTGCTGCTCGGCATGCCGATCGCGGTCTGCACGTTCGCGTACGCCGTCACCCTGACCGCGGCCGGCGTGGGCCTGCTCATCACCTTCCTCGGCGTGCCGCTGCTGGCCGCCACGCTCGTCGGCGCCCGCGGGCTGGGCGTCCTGGAGCGCGCCCGGGCCCGGGCGCTGCTGCGGCTGGAGGTCGCCGAGCCCGAGCCGGTGCGCACGCGGTCGCGGGACGGCCGGGCCGGCCTGATGGCCTGGGTGGGGGCGGTCCTCAAGAGCGGGACGTCCTGGCGTCACCTGCTCTACATGGTGCTGTACCTGCCGTGGGCGCTCTTCGCGTTCGTCGTCTCGTTGGTGCTGTGGTCGGTCTCCTGGACGGTGTTCCTGTACCCGCTGTGGAAGTGGGTGCTCCCGACGTACGGCGACCAGCCGGGCATCCAGCTGTACGGGGACGACGACGGCCGCACCTGGTACCTGGACAGCCCCTTCGAGGTCGGGGCCGCCTCGGCCCTCGGCCTGGTGCTGGTGCTGGGCACCCCCTGGGTGATCCGGGGCCTGACGCAGGTGGACCGGCTGCTCGTGTCGGGGCTGCTGGGCCCGTCGCGGCTGGCGGAGCGGATGTGGGAGCTGGAGGAGGACCGCGGGGTGGTCGTGGACACCGCCGCCGCCGACCTGCGCCGCATCGAGCGCGACCTCCACGACGGCGCCCAGGCCCGCCTCGTCGCCCTCGCCATGGACCTGGGGCTCGCCAAGGAGAAGCTGCTCGAGGACCCCGACGCCGCCGCCAAGATGGTCGACGAGGCCCACGGCGAGGTGAAGCTCGCCCTCCAGGAACTGCGCGACCTCGCCCGCGGCATCCACCCCGCGATCCTCACCGACCGCGGTCTCGGCCCGGCCCTGTCCGCCCTCGCCGCCCGCTGCACCGTGCCGGTGACGACCGAGGTGGACCTGCCGACGCGACCGGCCGCCGCGATCGAGGGCATCGCCTACTTCACCGTCTCCGAGCTGCTCCAGAACATCAGCAAGCACAGCCAGGCCCGCACGGCGCGTGTGGACGTGTGGCGTGTGGACAGCCGGCTGATGCTCCAGGTCGGGGACGACGGCCACGGCGGCGCCTCCACCGCCGGCGGCAGCGGACTGGCGGGCCTCGCCGAGCGGCTGCGCTCGGTCGACGGGCTGCTGGTCGTCGACTCCCCGCAGGGCGGCCCGACCACCGTGACGGCGGAGCTGCCCTGGCGGGCCTGA
- a CDS encoding M28 family metallopeptidase, protein MPELTGPTLPTPPRRTRTAATWLATGAAVTAALFGAASVPATAAPTAATAGPAAARSAAAPDISVADVKAHLNQLQSIATANGGNRAHGRSGYKASIDYVKGKLDAAGFTTTVQQFTTGGQTGYNLIADWPGGDANHVVFAGSHLDSVTRGPGINDNGSGSAGILEVALTVAKQGYKPDKHLRFGWWGAEELGMIGSQNYVRQLPAAERAKIDAYLNFDMIGSPNPGYFVYDDDARLEGVFKDFFAARKIATEIETEGDGRSDHAPFKDAGVAVGGLFSGADYTKTAAQAQKWGGTAGQPFDRCYHSSCDTSANIDDTALDNNSDAIAHAIWTLSGGGGTTPPSGTSFESKSQVAIPDAGAAVESPITVTGVSGNAPSALKVVVDIRHSYRGDLVVDLVGPSGKTYRLKDSSANDSAADVKTTFTVDASGEVANGTWKLRVQDVAAQDSGALNSWKLTF, encoded by the coding sequence ATGCCTGAACTCACCGGACCAACCCTGCCCACCCCACCCCGAAGAACACGCACCGCCGCCACGTGGCTCGCCACCGGCGCGGCCGTCACCGCCGCCCTGTTCGGCGCGGCCTCCGTCCCGGCGACCGCGGCCCCCACCGCCGCCACCGCCGGGCCGGCCGCCGCCCGTTCCGCCGCCGCGCCCGACATATCCGTGGCCGACGTCAAGGCGCACCTGAACCAGTTGCAGTCCATAGCCACGGCCAACGGCGGCAACCGCGCCCACGGCCGCAGCGGCTACAAGGCGTCCATCGACTACGTCAAGGGCAAGCTGGACGCCGCCGGCTTCACCACGACCGTCCAGCAGTTCACCACGGGCGGTCAGACCGGCTACAACCTGATCGCCGACTGGCCCGGCGGGGACGCGAACCACGTCGTCTTCGCTGGCTCCCACCTCGACTCCGTCACCCGGGGTCCCGGCATCAACGACAACGGCTCCGGATCCGCCGGCATCCTGGAGGTCGCCCTCACCGTCGCCAAGCAGGGCTACAAGCCCGACAAGCACCTGCGCTTCGGCTGGTGGGGCGCGGAGGAGCTGGGCATGATCGGCTCGCAGAACTACGTCCGGCAGCTGCCCGCCGCCGAGCGCGCCAAGATCGACGCCTATCTCAACTTCGACATGATCGGCTCGCCCAACCCCGGCTACTTCGTCTACGACGACGACGCCCGGCTCGAAGGCGTCTTCAAGGACTTCTTCGCCGCCAGGAAGATCGCGACGGAGATCGAGACCGAGGGCGACGGCCGCTCGGACCACGCGCCCTTCAAGGACGCGGGCGTCGCGGTGGGCGGCCTGTTCAGCGGCGCCGACTACACCAAGACGGCGGCGCAGGCCCAGAAGTGGGGCGGTACGGCGGGCCAGCCGTTCGACCGCTGCTACCACTCCTCCTGCGACACCAGCGCGAACATCGACGACACCGCGCTGGACAACAACAGCGACGCGATCGCCCACGCGATCTGGACGCTGAGCGGCGGCGGAGGCACGACCCCGCCGTCCGGCACGAGCTTCGAGAGCAAGAGCCAGGTGGCCATCCCGGACGCGGGCGCGGCCGTCGAGTCCCCCATCACCGTGACCGGCGTCTCGGGCAACGCTCCGTCGGCTCTGAAGGTCGTGGTCGACATCAGGCACAGCTACCGGGGCGACCTGGTGGTCGACCTGGTCGGGCCGAGCGGGAAGACCTACCGGCTGAAGGACTCCAGCGCCAACGACTCGGCGGCGGACGTGAAGACCACCTTCACGGTCGACGCCTCCGGCGAGGTCGCGAACGGCACGTGGAAGCTGCGCGTGCAGGACGTGGCGGCGCAGGACTCCGGCGCGCTGAACAGCTGGAAGCTCACGTTCTGA
- a CDS encoding response regulator transcription factor translates to MRVVIAEDSVLLREGLTRLLTDRGHEVVAGVGDGEALIKAVGDLASGDALPDVVVADVRMPPTHTDEGVRAAVRLRRDHPELGVLVLSQYVEEQYATELLAGSSRGVGYLLKDRVAEVREFVDAVVRVARGGTALDPEVVAQLLGRSRKQDVLAGLTPREREVLGLMAEGRTNSAIARQLVVSDGAVEKHVSNIFLKLGLSPSDGDHRRVLAVLTYLRS, encoded by the coding sequence GTGCGGGTGGTCATCGCCGAGGACTCGGTACTGCTTCGGGAGGGCCTGACCCGGCTGCTGACCGACCGCGGCCACGAGGTCGTCGCGGGGGTCGGCGACGGCGAGGCGCTGATCAAGGCGGTCGGGGACCTCGCGTCCGGCGACGCCCTGCCGGACGTGGTGGTCGCGGACGTGCGGATGCCCCCGACCCACACCGACGAGGGTGTGCGGGCCGCGGTGCGGCTGCGGCGCGACCACCCGGAGCTGGGGGTGCTGGTGCTGTCCCAGTACGTCGAGGAGCAGTACGCGACGGAGCTGCTGGCGGGCAGCAGCCGGGGCGTCGGCTATCTGCTGAAGGACCGGGTCGCCGAGGTGCGCGAGTTCGTCGACGCGGTGGTCCGGGTGGCCCGCGGCGGCACGGCGCTGGACCCCGAGGTCGTCGCCCAGCTGCTCGGCCGCAGCCGCAAGCAGGACGTGCTGGCCGGCCTCACCCCGCGCGAGCGGGAGGTCCTGGGTCTGATGGCCGAGGGACGCACCAACTCCGCCATCGCCCGGCAGCTGGTCGTCAGCGACGGGGCGGTGGAGAAGCACGTCAGCAACATCTTCCTCAAGCTGGGCCTGTCGCCGAGCGACGGCGACCACCGGCGCGTGCTCGCGGTGCTGACGTACCTGAGGTCGTAG
- a CDS encoding 2-oxoacid:acceptor oxidoreductase subunit alpha — protein MTSQVSSPAEQADPAAQRGETELHDSLAGRPSPAGGTKEVRRLDRVIIRFAGDSGDGMQLTGDRFTSETASFGNDLSTLPNFPAEIRAPAGTLPGVSSFQLHFADHDILTPGDAPNVLVAMNPAALKANIGDVPPGAEIIVNTDEFAKRPMAKVGYATSPLEDGSLDAYNVHPVPLTTLTIEALKEFGLSRKEAERSKNMFALGLLSWMYHRPTDSTEAFLRKKFAKKPQIAEANVAAFRAGWNFGETTEDFAVSYEVAPATSAFPPGTYRNISGNLALSYGLVAAARQADLPLYLGSYPITPASDILHELSKHKNFGVRTFQAEDEIAGIGAALGAAFGGALAVTTTSGPGVALKSETIGLAVSLELPLLVVDIQRGGPSTGLPTKTEQADLLQAMYGRNGEAPVPIVAPRTPADCFDAALDAARIALTYRTPVFLLSDGYLANGSEPWRVPDPDELPDLRVRFATGPNHTLADGTEVFWPYLRDPHTLARPWAVPGTPGLEHRIGGIEKQDGTGNISYDPANHDFMVRTRQAKVDGVAVPDVVVDDPGGLARTLVLGWGSTYGPITAAVRRVRAGGGTLAQAHLRHLNPFPANLGEVLGRYETVIVPEMNLGQLATLLRAKYLTDVRSHTQVSGMPFKAEQLADVFKEATHG, from the coding sequence GTGACCAGCCAGGTCAGCAGCCCGGCCGAGCAGGCCGATCCAGCCGCACAGCGCGGCGAGACCGAGCTCCACGACAGTCTCGCCGGCCGACCATCCCCCGCCGGGGGCACCAAGGAGGTGCGCCGGCTGGACCGGGTGATCATCCGGTTCGCGGGCGACTCCGGTGACGGCATGCAGCTCACGGGTGACCGGTTCACATCCGAGACGGCATCGTTCGGCAACGACCTGTCGACGCTGCCGAACTTCCCCGCCGAGATCCGGGCCCCCGCCGGGACCCTGCCGGGCGTGTCGTCGTTCCAGCTGCACTTCGCGGACCACGACATCCTCACGCCCGGCGACGCGCCGAACGTCCTGGTGGCCATGAACCCGGCCGCGCTGAAGGCGAACATCGGCGACGTCCCGCCCGGCGCGGAGATCATCGTGAACACCGACGAGTTCGCCAAGCGCCCGATGGCGAAGGTCGGTTACGCCACCTCGCCGCTGGAGGACGGCTCGCTGGACGCCTACAACGTCCACCCCGTCCCGCTGACGACGCTGACGATCGAGGCGCTCAAGGAGTTCGGGCTCTCCCGCAAGGAGGCCGAGCGCAGCAAGAACATGTTCGCGCTGGGCCTGCTGTCGTGGATGTACCACCGTCCGACGGACTCGACGGAGGCGTTCCTGCGGAAGAAGTTCGCCAAGAAGCCGCAGATCGCCGAGGCGAACGTGGCGGCGTTCCGGGCCGGCTGGAACTTCGGCGAGACGACCGAGGACTTCGCGGTCTCCTACGAGGTCGCCCCGGCCACGTCCGCCTTCCCGCCGGGCACCTACCGCAACATCTCCGGGAACCTGGCGCTGTCCTACGGCCTCGTCGCCGCCGCGCGCCAGGCGGACCTGCCGCTCTACCTGGGCTCGTACCCGATCACCCCGGCGTCCGACATCCTGCACGAGCTGTCGAAGCACAAGAACTTCGGCGTGCGCACCTTCCAGGCCGAGGACGAGATCGCCGGCATCGGCGCGGCGCTGGGCGCCGCGTTCGGCGGCGCGCTGGCGGTGACCACCACGTCCGGGCCGGGCGTGGCGCTGAAGTCCGAGACCATCGGCCTCGCCGTCAGCCTGGAACTGCCGCTGCTCGTCGTCGACATCCAGCGCGGCGGCCCCTCGACCGGCCTGCCGACGAAGACGGAGCAGGCCGACCTGCTCCAGGCGATGTACGGGCGCAACGGCGAGGCCCCGGTGCCGATCGTGGCCCCGCGCACGCCCGCGGACTGCTTCGACGCGGCCCTGGACGCGGCCCGCATCGCCCTGACCTACCGGACGCCGGTCTTCCTGCTCTCGGACGGCTACCTGGCCAACGGCTCGGAGCCCTGGCGCGTCCCCGACCCGGACGAACTGCCGGACCTGCGGGTGCGCTTCGCCACCGGCCCCAACCACACGCTCGCGGACGGCACCGAGGTCTTCTGGCCGTACCTGCGCGACCCGCACACCCTGGCCCGGCCGTGGGCGGTGCCCGGCACGCCGGGCCTGGAGCACCGCATCGGCGGCATCGAGAAGCAGGACGGCACGGGCAACATCTCCTACGACCCGGCCAACCACGACTTCATGGTCCGCACCCGCCAGGCCAAGGTCGACGGCGTCGCCGTCCCGGACGTCGTCGTGGACGACCCCGGCGGCCTGGCCCGGACCCTGGTCCTGGGCTGGGGCTCGACGTACGGGCCCATCACGGCGGCGGTGCGCCGGGTCCGCGCCGGCGGCGGCACGCTCGCCCAGGCCCACCTGCGCCACCTCAACCCCTTCCCCGCCAACCTCGGCGAGGTGCTGGGGCGTTACGAGACGGTGATCGTGCCCGAGATGAACCTCGGCCAGCTCGCCACCCTGCTGCGGGCGAAGTACCTCACCGACGTCCGCTCCCACACCCAGGTGAGCGGAATGCCGTTCAAGGCCGAGCAGCTCGCGGACGTGTTCAAGGAGGCCACCCATGGCTGA